One genomic region from Phycodurus eques isolate BA_2022a chromosome 16, UOR_Pequ_1.1, whole genome shotgun sequence encodes:
- the LOC133414849 gene encoding protein FAM104A produces the protein MLTESRKRQHSCGDERGHLVPQAKRQKNQTHPLSPEPGRDAWDSESSNSSSSLSTPEHASGSSSSSRCAAGPCSPLSSSDSCDPPASYLHINRILREAHFQSLHSRCQARETQQ, from the exons ATGTTGACTGAAAGCAG GAAAAGGCAGCACAGTTGTGGTGATGAGCGTGGCCACCTGGTTCCTCAAGCCAAAAGGCAGAAGAACCAAACTCACCCGCTCTCGCCTGAGCCGGGAAGGGATGCCTGGGACTCCGAG TCATCCAACAGCTCCAGCAGCCTCAGCACTCCGGAGCACGCCTCCGGCAGCTCCAGCAGCAGCCGCTGCGCCGCCGGCCCTTGCAGCCCCCTCAGCTCCAGCGACTCGTGCGACCCGCCCGCATCCTACCTGCACATCAACCGCATCCTGAGGGAGGCGCACTTCCAGAGCCTGCACAGCCGCTGCCAAGCGCGAGAGACGCAGCAGTGA